DNA sequence from the Gouania willdenowi chromosome 21, fGouWil2.1, whole genome shotgun sequence genome:
TGCCTGGGTCTGCGTTTGTTATTGGTTGGGAGGAAGCAATGACTGTAGTATTAAACTACATCATAGCCTAGAATGAAAAAGTTAGGGAAACTGTTTTTCTATCGAACTTTATATCGAcccatttgttttctttttaactaCATGTCTATTGATCAATATATATTGTTGTGGAattattgcccaggcctattaTAAAATGATAATCAGATTTCTGCTTTGTGTATGTCATGTGGTCAGTACAGCTAGCCCCTCAGTCATTAAACTCAGTCTGTCTGACTGCAGCCTGTCACATTACTTTGGAACTAGCAGCAAAACCTTATGCTTCTGAAACTATTACAAAATCCCAACCACCTGATCTGCTTTTTTGCAGTTTCTCATAATGTGCAGGTCTATGTCAAATGAGTTCAGAAAAATCATTTGGTCCCAGCAGTACTTGAGGAGCAGTATTGTCCTCATTGAACAAATGCCCTGGAAGTTACTGGTTATgtttcatatttgtattatggatatttatattgtcatttttccaACAAAGGAAACAAGCTCCAGTAGTGAGAAAATTCCAACTGAAAGTTCAAGCTCTGTCAGTGTTGACCCAGAAGTTCCACCACTGGAAAGAACTGACAGCGTATTTGTAAGTTTGTatgcattatttttcttctatcATCCTCTATTTAACCTTATTGCTGTTAACACTCTAGACAGTAACGCTTAACACCATGACACTCAAAGTTTCACTATCAGTTTTGACAATGGGCTCACAGTGTTAGAGATTCATGCCTGGTTATTATTTATGACAAAAATTTAGCGGatgttatatttatgttttcagCTCACCTACGAATCTTTGGAATTACTCTCCAAGACACCTGCTAAGTCAGAAGCCTCTAAGAGCTGCATGGAGAGCAGTGGAGATGAATATTGTCCATCAACAGACTCAACAAATGAGGGCAGTGGGGATGACTACTTTCCCTCAAAAGACTCAGTAAATGAGAGCAGTTCAGATGTATCATGTGATCCTGAAAGCAAGGCGTCACCAGTGAAACTGAAAAGACGAAAGAAGTTCATAAAGACTTACAGTAGGAAGACTGTGTCCAGCAAGTTGCCTTCTCAGGGTGAGAGAGTAGAGAGTGGGCACTCAAGAGATACAAACTCAGGAAATATGTCAGTTTTGAGGCTCCAGAAAAAGAGAGATGGAGCTCgggtttacaaaaaaaaacgctaTTGTCTGTACTGTCCTCTGCACTGCCATAAAATGGCACGGCACTTGATTCGCAAACACAGCAATGAACCAGCTTTACAAACTCTAAGAGAGGCTAAATGGAACACCCCCAGTCTTCTCCCCTTCACTGAAGATGTGAAGATGATGCACATGCATCTTGATAAGTGTAGGGAAGAGTaccaaaaaacacttaaaaaggaTCCAAATAAGAGAAACTGGTCCAAGCTAGCTACTTTGACTCTTTGTGAGGTCATCTTGTTCAACCGCAGGAGAGAGGGTGAGGTGTCAAAGATGCCACTGAGTGCTTTTACCCTCAGAGACACCACAGGAGTACACTCTGATCTGGCAGAAGGACTTTCCCCTTTGGAGCAAAAGCTTTGTCAACATTTTCAACGCATTGAAATAAGGGGGAAGAGGAACAGGAAAGTTCCCATCCTTCTGACACCAGACATGCTCAGTTCAATGGAAGCATTGGTTGCATATCGGAGGGCCTGTGGCACTCCTGATGAAAATCCCTTTTTCTTCTCAAGACCTGAAGCAGAGACTCATTTGAGGGGATCAGATGCCATCAGACTGATTGCAAAGGAATGTGGAGCCAAACATCCTGAAACTCTTTCCTCAACCAAGCTGAGGAAGCAGATCTCTACACTGTCAACAGTCCTGAACCTGAAGGATCACGAGATGGACATTATGGCTAATTTTCTTGGCCACGACATTCGGGTCCATAGACAGTTTTATAGACTACCTGAAGGAACTATGGAGTTGGCTAAAGTCAGCAAAGTGCTGTGTGCGCTAGAACAAGGACGATTGTCAGAATTCAAGGGAATGAGCCTGGACCAAATTCACATCAGTCCTAATGGTAATGACCTATATTCAGTTTATACTTACATTTATTTCagaacaaatgttttttcacactttctgatacctgatttttagagcaagtGCTAGAAGCTGGGGACAGTGAGGTCTCAGACATGGAGACGGAGAAGGACTCTTGTTTGAGACGTCCATCCTCAggtgattttaacatttaagtCTTTCTTCTGGGTGATTGTCCTGCACAACACATGTCTTTATGGAGAGGTGTAAACGGAGACCCACTTTGTTACTAGAATATGTTCAAAGACCATTAAGACAACTTTAGTGAGTTAATAATTGTCTGATTTGTTAAAGAATCCTCAGGAGGAAATAGAAAGACGCCTTCCTCTGAGTGTGGTGAGGACACCCTGTCCTCAGGTATCCCACAAACCCATGCACCCTATAATCTTCCCTGTTTTCATGTACACAGAGAAAtattaaaacagattttttttttaacagcatccTCCACACCAAGAAGGCCACACCATGTCGAGTCAGACTGTGATGATGCTGAAGGTATTTCTCTCTACTATGCTTGCTACTGTTAACTTTAGAATCTCGtagaaaaagtaaacatttACGAATTAACAGTGCTGCATTATTTCAGCAGGACCCTCTGAAGCAAAGAGACAAACTGTGACATCTATAACGGATGACTCTGAAGAAGGTATTTCATACATCAGCTGTTCTTCCCACTTGTGTACATACTTTTACAAAAAACGTAATCTATTaaataggggtgagtattggcaagaaTCTGTCAATACGATATATATCGCAATACAGGGGCaacgatacgatatatctcgATACTATAAACAAGACGAGATATTGAGATTTTTTGGTGCATCTTTGCAAATGAAACAACATGGGGCGGCATTTTAGCTCAGTTGGTAAAGCAGGTTGGCCAATGATCGAATGATAGGCGGTTCGATCCCCGCTCCCGGCAAATTAAtctgtcgttgtgtccttgggcaagacacttcccCCTCCTTGCCTACCAGTAAAAACATCGCTGGTGCATGAATGAGTatgaatgatggtggtggtcagaCGGGCTGATGGAGCAGAATGGctgcctcgcttctgtcagtctgccccagggtagCTGTGGCTACGCTAGTACTAGCTAGCTAGCTTACCATCACCAAGTACGAATGTGAGTGAATGAATAGTGCATCCAGtaatgtaaagcgtctttgggTGTCTTGAAAAGCGcaatataaaactgatgcattattattattattaacatccTGACTGTTATTTTGGTTGCACAAATATCCGGCGGCAAGGAGAGGCAGAGGGGAGCAGAGAAGCACAACCTTTGTTTTTAGTCAGCTAACACTCGCGCCTTAGCTTTAGCTCGGCTACATTTGTTAGCTCCGGGTTAGCTCTTAGCTACAGACAGCGAGGCATCAATCCTCCGTCTCCCCGCTGACAGCCCTCCCTCTTTGcccatttttgtattttccaaGAGTGACGAGACGTGTGATGCTGCCAAAGTGGCGACAATGGGAACCTCCCATTTGGCTTCAGTTAAACTCTTCACAAACCTACGGATGGTCTGTCCATAGATATTATACAGTTAATGGTTATACCTCAAATTGTGGGATTGTTTTAGCTGGATGGTAGAGTTTTAGGCTGACTTAGGTTTTAATCAAGTTTCTTTGTGGTTTATTCTCTCTTAGGAACCCAAAGATGCAACCGAGCACAGCGAGATGAATCCTCTGTTACAGGTATGGCACAGTCTGGACAGTTTACCCATTACCTTTTTCAACACAACCACTAGGTAGGCATTATTACTGTTATTGAAACACATTATGTAAATTGGTTGATTTATCTTCCtgtatgttttttattaaacaaaataagaaataagatTGTTAATGCCAAACAAGATGGTGGcgctacaactacaaaaatccTACCTATATATTGTGAACTTGCTGCCCTGTTCTTATTATTTTGAGTAGTATCTAGTATTGGTGaatttgtggaagaaaaatCAGGTCTAGTACTACATCACCAAGTACAGCAGCTGGTgtaaattattttagtttttgtgctATTTTCATTTATCAAGATACCAGCTTTAAGGACATTGTTTGTAATTATACATTTGGTTAATTATTGAAGCTTGCAGGTCACTGAAATCTTTGACATTCCTAGAATGTGAGTCTTTTTAAATGAGCTGTAGTGACACTGGCTCTGTAGTCTATGGATCTGATTATCTTTTTTCTGTCCTCCTGTCTTAGAAAGCTCAAAGAGGAGGAGTTGGACACCATTAGAAGTGcgtgcagtggaaaagactctAAAGCTGTTCCTAGATTCGGGCAAAGTTCCTGGGAAAGCAGACTGTGTGGATTGCATCAAGGCCTCACCACAAGAGTTAAAGACAAGAACCTGGAAGGCTGTTAAGtactacattaaaaatcaaatcaCAGCAGTTCAGCGGGAAAGTGCAAGACGCTACTAAAGATTTtatcaggcttttattttgagtacctCCTCTACACTGGTGCTgaagcttttgtttttattttggaatgTTGGTAAATCCTCTACGGTGGcactgaagcttttatttttgttttggaatGTTGGTAAATCCTCTACGGTGGcactgaagctttttttttttttgtgaagttttaCTCCTCTACGGTGGcactgaagcttttattttgtttggaaGTCGTTACGTCCTCTGGGTGGcactgaagcttttatttttgttttggaatGTTGGTAAATCCTCTACGGTGGcactgaagcttttttttttatttgtgaagtCGTTACGTCCTCTAGGGTGGcactgaagcttttatttttgttttggaagTTTTATCCTCTACGGTGGcactgaagcttttatttttgtttggaatGTGGTAAATCCTCTACGGTGGcactgaagcttttatttttgttttggaagTGGTATCCTCTAGGGTGGcactgaagcttttatttttgtttgtgaagTCGTTACGTCCTCTACGGTGGCACTGaagcttttatttaatttgtgaagTCGTTACGTCCTCTAGGGTGGcactgaagcttttatttttaatttgtgaagTCGTTACGTCCTCTACGGTGGcactgaagcttttattttttttttgtgaagtcGTTACGTCCTCTACGGTGGcactgaagcttttatttttgttttggaatGTTGGTAAATCCTCTACGGTGGcactgaagcttttatttttgttttggaatGTTGGTAAATCCTCTACGGTGGcactgaagcttttatttttgttttggaatGTTGGTAAATCCTCTACGGTGGcactgaagcttttattttgtgttgtgaAGTCGTTACGTCCTCTACGGTGGcactgaagcttttattttttttgtgaagtCGTTACGTCCTCTACGGTGGcactgaagcttttattttttttgtgaagtCGTTACGTCCTCTACGGTGGCACTGaagctttatttttgttttggaatGTTGGTAAATCCTCTACGGTGGcactgaagcttttatttttgttttgtgaatgTTGTTAAATCCTCTAGGTGCCAATGAAGCTTTTACCTTTTGTTTTGTGAAGTCGTTACGTCCTCTAGGGTGGCAcgatgagcttttattttttaatttgtgaagtCGTTTACGTCCTCTTTAGGGTGActgaaagcttttatttttaatttggtgAAGTCGCGTTACGCTCCTCTTAGGGTGGaactgaagcttttatttttgttttgaactGTTGGTTAAATCCCTCTACGGTGGACACTGAAgcttttatattgttttgtgaagTCGTTACGTCCTCTAGGTGGcactgaagcttttatttttggttttgggAATGTGGTAAATCATACGGTGGcactgaagcttttattttgttttggaaaaaggTCAGTACATCATCTACGGTGGCActgaagcttttttttattttagaatgtTGGTAAATCCTCTACGGTGGcactgaagcttttatttttgttttggaatGTTGGTAAATCCTCTACGGTGGcactgaagcttttatttttgtgttgtgaAGTCGTTACGTCCTCTACGGTGGCcactgaagcttttattttttaatttgtgaagtCTGTACGTCCTCTACGGTGGCGCTGAAGCtatcctgtttttattttggaaagtcGATGCGTCCTGTATGGTGGCTCTGCAGCtttcctgttttattttgaaagatcaattatatttttttttttataatctcAGAAAAATGCAATAATGTTTTGTCAAAACCATGTTTGTGTGGTGCTATGGAACTAGAATAGGGACAGTTTTGTGACCTTCATATTGCAAATTGTAcacatttttagaaataaaagtaCCAATACACCACTCAAGAACCAGATTTGTCTAATCCTTAACCAATCATGGAGAGAGGACGGGGGGTCTTCTGTGTTCACAACCAAACTTAGTGTCGTATGGAAAAGTTGTGCCGAAGCCTGTCTGACCAAGGCCACTGTTACTGACAGCTCTCTGAAGGTGAGTCGGGATTGTACATAAACAAAGGGTTTCAACTGAACATGGAAAGACGCGTCTCTATTAGGCTAATTTCACTAAAAATTCTAAAACATAATGGTTTGCAGACAAAGCTGACAGTTTTACTAGCTGTAGGCAATGCATTCACGATATGTTTTAGAATCCTtagtaaacaataaaaatggtTTACAACAGAATTGTGATTGATCTGATTGAATAGACATTTGATGTCTTAGTGAAGGTCCCAAGACCAGGACTAAAGCCGATTAATCAACCAACAAACCATTcttcagtttgaaaaataactttatttacaatGAATCTCAACCGATAGATGGAtcttttttgactttttgaagGCTTTAAGCAGGTTAAATGTTGGGTAGTGTCGGGTGACACTAGTGCTGCATCCGAATACCCCTACTACGCTTGCTATATAGTAGGCGAAAACAAGTAATGCATGCTACGTAGTAGATCCGAAATCTTCAGTATGCATCAAAGTAGTAAGCATAAAGTTCCCGGAGGCATACTACCGCCAAAGTAAGCAGCCCATGGACACTACGCTATCTCACAGTGCAACAGAAGCCCCGAAATAGTAGAAGAGTGACctcgagaaataaataaaacacggCTACAGAGGAACTTTCAACCACTGCCACAATTTCGGCATATAAATGTGTAGCGATGCTActtattacttttattattttttttgacaacCGATTAAAGTTACATATTATAAACATCCGGGTCAAAGGACACACAAAATAGTGGAGCAGTACGTCTTGATTTCATGCCTACTACTCGCTTGTATACTACGGCAGTATATACTACATCAACGGTCGAGAGTAGTAGGTACTATGTAGCATGTAGTACATACTAAGGATTCGGATGCAGCCTAGATGATATAATTTTCTAGGACCAGTATGCCTGGGGAATGAAGCATGTGAAAACAATATGACTATGaattaatgataaatatatttatcaTCTTACAATCATATCTTGGCAACAGTCATGTTTGAAATAGAAATCTTATCAGTTCATCTGTCAGGTCTAGATAATTGGAGTCACTAAATGTACATCAGGAGCTACAGTGCTGTAATTGTTAGTACAAATTGGGCAGAACATTACTGTC
Encoded proteins:
- the LOC114455202 gene encoding uncharacterized protein LOC114455202 isoform X5, which produces MDGKDSNRSSAKTERKTYRTTKRKSLARFSARFQLLKDHHEKCLSKYTENEKHHIQSSGLPLQEKENTSSQEMSSELIPDSNSWPSGRSHEEKSSSESPPEVLAPCNSLETSSSSEKIPTESSSSVSVDPEVPPLERTDSVFLTYESLELLSKTPAKSEASKSCMESSGDEYCPSTDSTNEGSGDDYFPSKDSVNESSSDVSCDPESKASPVKLKRRKKFIKTYSRKTVSSKLPSQGERVESGHSRDTNSGNMSVLRLQKKRDGARVYKKKRYCLYCPLHCHKMARHLIRKHSNEPALQTLREAKWNTPSLLPFTEDVKMMHMHLDKCREEYQKTLKKDPNKRNWSKLATLTLCEVILFNRRREGEVSKMPLSAFTLRDTTGVHSDLAEGLSPLEQKLCQHFQRIEIRGKRNRKVPILLTPDMLSSMEALVAYRRACGTPDENPFFFSRPEAETHLRGSDAIRLIAKECGAKHPETLSSTKLRKQISTLSTVLNLKDHEMDIMANFLGHDIRVHRQFYRLPEGTMELAKVSKVLCALEQGRLSEFKGMSLDQIHISPNEQVLEAGDSEVSDMETEKDSCLRRPSSESSGGNRKTPSSECGEDTLSSGIPQTHAPYNLPCFHVHREILKQIFFLTASSTPRRPHHVESDCDDAEGPSEAKRQTVTSITDDSEEGTQRCNRAQRDESSVTESSKRRSWTPLEVRAVEKTLKLFLDSGKVPGKADCVDCIKASPQELKTRTWKAVKYYIKNQITAVQRESARRY
- the LOC114455202 gene encoding uncharacterized protein LOC114455202 isoform X3, whose protein sequence is MSSELIPDSNSWPSGRSHEEKSSSESPPEVLAPCNSLETSSSSEKIPTESSSSVSVDPEVPPLERTDSVFLTYESLELLSKTPAKSEASKSCMESSGDEYCPSTDSTNEGSGDDYFPSKDSVNESSSDVSCDPESKASPVKLKRRKKFIKTYSRKTVSSKLPSQGERVESGHSRDTNSGNMSVLRLQKKRDGARVYKKKRYCLYCPLHCHKMARHLIRKHSNEPALQTLREAKWNTPSLLPFTEDVKMMHMHLDKCREEYQKTLKKDPNKRNWSKLATLTLCEVILFNRRREGEVSKMPLSAFTLRDTTGVHSDLAEGLSPLEQKLCQHFQRIEIRGKRNRKVPILLTPDMLSSMEALVAYRRACGTPDENPFFFSRPEAETHLRGSDAIRLIAKECGAKHPETLSSTKLRKQISTLSTVLNLKDHEMDIMANFLGHDIRVHRQFYRLPEGTMELAKVSKVLCALEQGRLSEFKGMSLDQIHISPNEQVLEAGDSEVSDMETEKDSCLRRPSSESSGGNRKTPSSECGEDTLSSGIPQTHAPYNLPCFHVHREILKQIFFLTASSTPRRPHHVESDCDDAEAGPSEAKRQTVTSITDDSEEGTQRCNRAQRDESSVTESSKRRSWTPLEVRAVEKTLKLFLDSGKVPGKADCVDCIKASPQELKTRTWKAVKYYIKNQITAVQRESARRY
- the LOC114455202 gene encoding uncharacterized protein LOC114455202 isoform X4 → MDGKDSNRSSAKTERKTYRTTKRKSLARFSARFQLLKDHHEKCLSKYTENEKHHIQSSGLPLQEKENTSSQEMSSELIPDSNSWPSGRSHEEKSSSESPPEVLAPCNSLETSSSSEKIPTESSSSVSVDPEVPPLERTDSVFLTYESLELLSKTPAKSEASKSCMESSGDEYCPSTDSTNEGSGDDYFPSKDSVNESSSDVSCDPESKASPVKLKRRKKFIKTYSRKTVSSKLPSQGERVESGHSRDTNSGNMSVLRLQKKRDGARVYKKKRYCLYCPLHCHKMARHLIRKHSNEPALQTLREAKWNTPSLLPFTEDVKMMHMHLDKCREEYQKTLKKDPNKRNWSKLATLTLCEVILFNRRREGEVSKMPLSAFTLRDTTGVHSDLAEGLSPLEQKLCQHFQRIEIRGKRNRKVPILLTPDMLSSMEALVAYRRACGTPDENPFFFSRPEAETHLRGSDAIRLIAKECGAKHPETLSSTKLRKQISTLSTVLNLKDHEMDIMANFLGHDIRVHRQFYRLPEGTMELAKVSKVLCALEQGRLSEFKGMSLDQIHISPNEQVLEAGDSEVSDMETEKDSCLRRPSSESSGGNRKTPSSECGEDTLSSGIPQTHAPYNLPCFHVHREILKQIFFLTASSTPRRPHHVESDCDDAEAGPSEAKRQTVTSITDDSEEGTQRCNRAQRDESSVTESSKRRSWTPLEVRAVEKTLKLFLDSGKVPGKADCVDCIKASPQELKTRTWKAVKYYIKNQITAVQRESARRY
- the LOC114455202 gene encoding uncharacterized protein LOC114455202 isoform X2, whose translation is MDGKDSNRSSAKTERKTYRTTKRKSLARFSARFQLLKDHHEKCLSKYTENEKHHIQSSGLPLQEKENTSSQEMSSELIPDSNSWPSGRSHEEKSSSESPPEVLAPCNSLETSSSSEKIPTESSSSVSVDPEVPPLERTDSVFLTYESLELLSKTPAKSEASKSCMESSGDEYCPSTDSTNEGSGDDYFPSKDSVNESSSDVSCDPESKASPVKLKRRKKFIKTYSRKTVSSKLPSQGERVESGHSRDTNSGNMSVLRLQKKRDGARVYKKKRYCLYCPLHCHKMARHLIRKHSNEPALQTLREAKWNTPSLLPFTEDVKMMHMHLDKCREEYQKTLKKDPNKRNWSKLATLTLCEVILFNRRREGEVSKMPLSAFTLRDTTGVHSDLAEGLSPLEQKLCQHFQRIEIRGKRNRKVPILLTPDMLSSMEALVAYRRACGTPDENPFFFSRPEAETHLRGSDAIRLIAKECGAKHPETLSSTKLRKQISTLSTVLNLKDHEMDIMANFLGHDIRVHRQFYRLPEGTMELAKVSKVLCALEQGRLSEFKGMSLDQIHISPNEQVLEAGDSEVSDMETEKDSCLRRPSSESSGGNRKTPSSECGEDTLSSASSTPRRPHHVESDCDDAEGPSEAKRQTVTSITDDSEEGTQRCNRAQRDESSVTESSKRRSWTPLEVRAVEKTLKLFLDSGKVPGKADCVDCIKASPQELKTRTWKAVKYYIKNQITAVQRESARRY
- the LOC114455202 gene encoding uncharacterized protein LOC114455202 isoform X1, producing MDGKDSNRSSAKTERKTYRTTKRKSLARFSARFQLLKDHHEKCLSKYTENEKHHIQSSGLPLQEKENTSSQEMSSELIPDSNSWPSGRSHEEKSSSESPPEVLAPCNSLETSSSSEKIPTESSSSVSVDPEVPPLERTDSVFLTYESLELLSKTPAKSEASKSCMESSGDEYCPSTDSTNEGSGDDYFPSKDSVNESSSDVSCDPESKASPVKLKRRKKFIKTYSRKTVSSKLPSQGERVESGHSRDTNSGNMSVLRLQKKRDGARVYKKKRYCLYCPLHCHKMARHLIRKHSNEPALQTLREAKWNTPSLLPFTEDVKMMHMHLDKCREEYQKTLKKDPNKRNWSKLATLTLCEVILFNRRREGEVSKMPLSAFTLRDTTGVHSDLAEGLSPLEQKLCQHFQRIEIRGKRNRKVPILLTPDMLSSMEALVAYRRACGTPDENPFFFSRPEAETHLRGSDAIRLIAKECGAKHPETLSSTKLRKQISTLSTVLNLKDHEMDIMANFLGHDIRVHRQFYRLPEGTMELAKVSKVLCALEQGRLSEFKGMSLDQIHISPNEQVLEAGDSEVSDMETEKDSCLRRPSSESSGGNRKTPSSECGEDTLSSASSTPRRPHHVESDCDDAEAGPSEAKRQTVTSITDDSEEGTQRCNRAQRDESSVTESSKRRSWTPLEVRAVEKTLKLFLDSGKVPGKADCVDCIKASPQELKTRTWKAVKYYIKNQITAVQRESARRY